One stretch of Saccharopolyspora erythraea DNA includes these proteins:
- the narJ gene encoding nitrate reductase molybdenum cofactor assembly chaperone, with product MRLFGRRSHASARTDAVIRQVAAWCLHYPDDALRRNLGLLGDCVGELGDHEAAGHLRAVVEHLRSTPAREAEQHYVEVFDTKPRRGLYLTWYLHGDTRLRGGALAELVALYRSHDFQVEGGELPDYLPVLLEFTATGGPAAVREGERLLARFRPALELLARKLDEVTTPYVGAVRGVLSTMPREHRQEIPVGPPPREHVGLDPYPSAARGGNR from the coding sequence GGCAGGCGGTCGCACGCGTCGGCACGCACCGACGCCGTCATCAGGCAGGTCGCGGCGTGGTGCCTGCACTACCCGGACGACGCCCTGCGGCGGAACCTCGGCCTGCTCGGCGACTGCGTCGGCGAGCTCGGCGACCACGAGGCGGCCGGGCACCTGCGCGCGGTCGTCGAGCACCTGAGGAGCACGCCCGCCCGGGAGGCGGAGCAGCACTACGTGGAGGTCTTCGACACAAAGCCGCGGCGCGGTCTCTACCTGACCTGGTACCTGCACGGCGACACCCGGCTGCGCGGTGGCGCGCTGGCCGAGCTCGTGGCGCTCTACCGGTCGCACGACTTCCAGGTCGAGGGCGGTGAACTGCCGGACTACCTGCCCGTGCTGCTGGAGTTCACCGCCACCGGCGGGCCCGCGGCGGTGCGGGAGGGCGAGCGGCTGCTCGCCCGCTTCCGGCCCGCGCTGGAGCTGCTGGCGCGCAAGCTCGACGAGGTCACCACCCCCTACGTCGGTGCCGTCCGCGGGGTGCTGAGCACGATGCCGCGCGAACACCGCCAGGAGATCCCGGTCGGCCCGCCTCCGCGCGAGCACGTCGGCCTGGACCCGTACCCGTCGGCCGCAAGAGGAGGCAACAGGTGA
- the narI gene encoding respiratory nitrate reductase subunit gamma: MSPTDLLLWGVLPYVVLAVFVVGTVWRYRHDKFGWTSRSSQLHEARVLRVASPLFHYGLLMVAGGHVLGLLVPKQLTELVGVTEHNYHVVSLVMGFVAGVAAIAGFALLLWRRLRNVAVRKATSRGDRIVYTVLALVMLAGLWTTTVDNGVRGPYDYRETIGPWFRDIFLLNPHPELMAQAPFDYKMHAALALVLFALWPFSRLVHAFSAPVHYLFRPHIVYRSRSGDRLVGNRKPQRGWERV, from the coding sequence GTGAGCCCGACAGACCTTCTGTTGTGGGGCGTGCTGCCCTACGTCGTGCTGGCGGTGTTCGTCGTGGGCACGGTCTGGCGCTACCGCCACGACAAGTTCGGCTGGACCAGCCGCTCGAGCCAGCTGCACGAGGCGCGCGTGCTGCGGGTGGCCAGCCCGCTGTTCCACTACGGGTTGCTGATGGTCGCAGGCGGCCACGTGCTGGGCCTGCTGGTGCCGAAGCAGCTCACCGAGCTCGTCGGCGTCACCGAGCACAACTACCACGTCGTCTCGCTGGTGATGGGGTTCGTGGCCGGTGTGGCCGCCATCGCCGGGTTCGCGCTGCTGCTGTGGCGGCGGCTGCGGAACGTGGCGGTGCGCAAGGCCACCTCGCGCGGCGACCGGATCGTCTACACCGTGCTGGCGCTGGTGATGCTCGCCGGATTGTGGACCACGACCGTCGACAACGGCGTGCGCGGCCCCTACGACTACCGCGAGACCATCGGGCCCTGGTTCCGCGACATCTTCCTGCTGAACCCGCATCCGGAGCTGATGGCCCAGGCGCCGTTCGACTACAAGATGCACGCGGCCCTGGCGCTGGTGCTGTTCGCGCTCTGGCCGTTCAGCAGGCTCGTGCACGCGTTCAGCGCGCCGGTGCACTACCTGTTCCGGCCACACATCGTCTACCGCAGCCGGTCGGGTGACCGGCTGGTCGGGAACCGCAAACCGCAACGCGGCTGGGAAAGGGTGTGA
- a CDS encoding TDT family transporter: protein MTDPFLVQYFGAPPMALLTVGAGTLLAGRQVLGDRTAVAVAWALWSAGAVTGLAAAVLVPLWMFTRHRSAPDSVFASWLMPLVPPMVAAAGGALLVPHAAAGQARTSVLIACYAMFGAGLLASTVVITLVWWRLTQHNQGPAVLVPTLWIVLGPLGQSVTAANLLGDVAPLAVPPPYSTGLAVFGLVYGIPVWGFAVFWAAIAALITLRTARAKLPFSLTWWSFTFPLGVVVTGTSELAERSHAAVFAVAAVLFYTGLVCAWAVVGVRTLRGCVRGTLFAPAVGERS, encoded by the coding sequence GTGACGGACCCGTTCCTGGTGCAGTACTTCGGCGCGCCACCGATGGCGTTGCTGACGGTCGGAGCCGGGACGCTGCTGGCCGGCAGGCAGGTTCTCGGGGACCGCACGGCGGTCGCCGTCGCGTGGGCGCTGTGGTCGGCCGGTGCCGTCACCGGTCTCGCCGCGGCGGTCCTGGTTCCGCTGTGGATGTTCACCAGACACCGGTCCGCTCCGGACTCGGTGTTCGCGAGCTGGCTGATGCCGCTGGTGCCGCCGATGGTCGCGGCCGCGGGCGGTGCCCTGCTGGTCCCGCACGCCGCGGCGGGCCAGGCGAGGACGTCGGTGCTGATCGCCTGCTACGCGATGTTCGGCGCCGGCCTGCTGGCCTCCACGGTGGTGATCACGCTGGTCTGGTGGCGGCTCACCCAGCACAACCAGGGCCCGGCGGTGCTGGTGCCGACGCTGTGGATCGTGCTCGGCCCGCTCGGGCAGTCGGTGACCGCGGCCAACCTGCTCGGCGATGTCGCGCCGCTGGCCGTACCACCGCCGTACTCGACCGGACTTGCCGTGTTCGGACTCGTCTACGGGATTCCGGTGTGGGGGTTCGCGGTCTTCTGGGCCGCGATCGCCGCGCTCATCACCCTGCGCACCGCACGTGCGAAGCTGCCGTTCTCCCTGACGTGGTGGTCGTTCACCTTCCCTTTGGGCGTGGTCGTCACCGGCACCAGCGAGCTCGCCGAGCGCAGCCACGCCGCGGTGTTCGCCGTCGCGGCGGTGCTGTTCTACACGGGACTGGTCTGCGCATGGGCCGTGGTCGGCGTGCGGACGTTGCGCGGTTGCGTGCGCGGGACCCTGTTCGCGCCGGCGGTGGGCGAGCGCTCGTGA
- a CDS encoding PPOX class F420-dependent oxidoreductase encodes MAPSIATTDRVDLAGLLEFARPRHRGLLVTNRADGRPQLSPVTCGIDGDGRIVVSTYPQRAKARNARRDPAVSICVLSEDWDGPYVQIDGRAEVLDMPEAVDGLVDYFRCISGEHPDWDEYREAMARQNKTLLRISIERWGPIATGGFPPELAQD; translated from the coding sequence ATGGCACCGTCCATCGCCACCACCGACCGGGTCGACCTGGCGGGGCTGCTGGAGTTCGCGCGTCCGAGGCACCGCGGCCTGCTGGTCACCAACCGCGCCGACGGCAGGCCGCAGCTCTCGCCGGTCACCTGCGGGATCGACGGCGACGGCCGGATCGTCGTGTCGACCTACCCGCAGCGCGCCAAGGCCCGCAACGCCCGCCGGGACCCCGCGGTGTCCATCTGCGTGCTGTCGGAGGACTGGGACGGCCCCTACGTGCAGATCGACGGCCGCGCCGAGGTCCTGGACATGCCGGAGGCGGTGGACGGCCTGGTCGACTACTTCCGCTGCATCTCAGGCGAGCACCCGGACTGGGACGAGTACCGCGAGGCCATGGCGCGGCAGAACAAGACGCTGCTGCGGATCTCCATCGAGCGTTGGGGCCCCATCGCCACCGGCGGCTTTCCGCCCGAGCTCGCGCAGGACTGA
- a CDS encoding alpha/beta hydrolase, whose protein sequence is MSTHTTTARWDEPAGLHARATVVLAVGRGENPAAYRRLGERLSADAYRVRIAGDATAAPDEVTTQVKALLDDESDPAPRVLAGSDAGALFALRLTAQRAVAPDALVLAGLPGPGRIPRFESWEDELRERTSCPTHRQRLTDTGSGSLAVDLPPQWHDEVDLSGITVPVLGLHGTDDAISPRAGVRGVYARMPASRLTSVAGGKHDVLNDRTHRSVAATIVLFLESLRQNGETVRDTDLSVERGIVRAAVTTG, encoded by the coding sequence ATGAGCACGCACACGACCACCGCGAGGTGGGACGAACCGGCCGGACTGCACGCACGGGCCACGGTGGTCCTCGCCGTGGGGCGGGGCGAGAACCCGGCCGCCTACCGGCGTCTCGGCGAGCGGCTGTCCGCCGACGCCTACCGGGTCCGGATCGCCGGTGACGCCACGGCCGCCCCGGACGAGGTGACGACGCAGGTCAAAGCCCTGCTCGACGATGAGTCCGACCCGGCGCCGCGCGTGCTCGCCGGGTCCGACGCCGGGGCCCTGTTCGCCCTCCGGCTCACCGCGCAACGCGCGGTCGCTCCCGACGCGCTGGTCCTGGCGGGTCTGCCCGGTCCCGGGCGCATACCGCGTTTCGAGTCGTGGGAGGACGAGCTGCGGGAACGCACCTCCTGCCCCACCCATCGGCAGCGGCTCACCGACACCGGCAGCGGTTCGCTCGCGGTGGACCTGCCGCCGCAGTGGCACGACGAGGTGGACCTGTCCGGGATCACCGTGCCGGTGCTCGGCCTGCACGGCACCGATGACGCGATCAGCCCGCGCGCGGGAGTCCGCGGCGTCTACGCGCGGATGCCCGCCTCGAGGCTGACCAGCGTCGCCGGCGGCAAGCACGACGTCCTCAACGACCGCACCCACCGCAGCGTGGCCGCGACGATCGTGCTGTTCCTGGAATCCCTGCGGCAGAACGGGGAAACCGTGCGTGACACCGACCTCAGCGTCGAGCGGGGGATCGTCCGCGCCGCCGTGACGACCGGCTGA
- a CDS encoding MFS transporter, with translation MSSDQTPESGRTADVRTVLVSSVIGTTVEWYDFFLYSTAAGLVFDQLFFPSDDPYTGTMLAFVTFFVGFVARPLGGVLFGHVGDRIGRKRTLVSTMVLMGLATAAMGLLPTYQQVGMLAPALLVLLRLLQGLAIGGEWAGAVLMAVEYAPPGRRARYGAWPQVGLALGLGLGTGLFALLGNSLDERQFLEYGWRIAFGLSIVLVFVGLAIRLRVSETPAFRRMRALEGAARVPILELFREPVRRRNTLLGLLSRWAEGAAFNTWAVFFISYSTSTLGMARNDVLVAIMAASITLAVLIPVFGTVADKWTPRRTYALGAAAYGVLVYPAFLAFQSRDPLLVGLVVVLLLGVVHAVIYAPQGTFYAQLTPVRLRYTGMSFVYQFSGIYASGLTPLIVTALLAAGGGSPWLACGYLVLTGVVGAVAALAIRERDLFATAETTTEAGSRESVHA, from the coding sequence GTGTCCTCCGATCAGACCCCCGAATCCGGGCGGACGGCCGATGTCCGCACCGTCCTGGTCTCCAGCGTCATCGGCACCACCGTCGAGTGGTACGACTTCTTCCTCTACAGCACGGCCGCCGGGCTGGTGTTCGACCAGTTGTTCTTCCCCAGCGACGACCCCTACACCGGGACGATGCTGGCGTTCGTCACCTTCTTCGTCGGCTTCGTCGCCCGCCCGCTGGGCGGAGTCCTCTTCGGACACGTCGGCGACCGGATCGGACGCAAGCGGACCCTGGTGTCCACAATGGTCCTTATGGGGCTGGCCACCGCGGCGATGGGCCTGCTACCCACCTACCAGCAGGTGGGCATGCTCGCGCCGGCCCTGCTGGTGCTTCTGCGACTGCTGCAAGGGCTGGCCATCGGCGGTGAGTGGGCGGGCGCGGTGCTGATGGCCGTCGAGTACGCGCCGCCCGGCAGGCGCGCCCGCTACGGCGCCTGGCCGCAGGTCGGACTGGCGCTCGGACTGGGCCTGGGCACCGGGTTGTTCGCGCTGCTGGGCAACTCGCTCGACGAGCGCCAGTTCCTGGAGTACGGCTGGCGGATCGCCTTCGGGCTCAGCATCGTGCTGGTCTTCGTCGGCCTGGCCATCAGGCTGCGGGTGTCGGAAACCCCGGCGTTCCGCCGAATGCGCGCGTTGGAGGGCGCCGCCCGCGTGCCAATCCTCGAGCTCTTCCGGGAGCCGGTGCGCCGGCGCAACACTCTGCTGGGACTGCTGTCGCGCTGGGCCGAAGGCGCCGCGTTCAACACCTGGGCGGTCTTCTTCATCTCCTACTCGACCTCGACGCTCGGCATGGCGCGCAACGACGTCCTGGTCGCCATCATGGCGGCCTCGATCACGCTGGCCGTGCTGATCCCGGTTTTCGGCACCGTGGCCGACAAGTGGACGCCGCGACGCACGTACGCGCTGGGAGCCGCGGCCTACGGCGTTCTGGTGTACCCGGCGTTCCTCGCCTTCCAGAGCCGCGATCCGCTGCTGGTCGGCCTGGTCGTGGTGCTCCTGCTCGGTGTGGTGCACGCCGTCATCTACGCGCCGCAGGGCACCTTCTACGCGCAGCTCACACCCGTCCGGCTCCGCTACACGGGGATGTCCTTCGTGTACCAGTTCTCCGGCATCTACGCGTCGGGGCTCACTCCGCTGATCGTCACCGCCCTGCTGGCGGCCGGCGGGGGCTCGCCGTGGCTGGCGTGCGGCTACCTGGTGCTCACCGGCGTGGTCGGCGCCGTGGCGGCGCTGGCGATCCGCGAGCGCGATCTCTTCGCCACCGCCGAGACGACGACGGAGGCCGGGTCGCGCGAGTCCGTGCACGCCTGA
- the sfnG gene encoding dimethylsulfone monooxygenase SfnG, with product MSSDAPSEPLKFAYWVPNVSGGLVTSKIEQRTEFSFDYNKKLAVLAENSGFEYALSQVRYASSYGAAQQHDPAAFSLGLLLATERLKLIVAAHPGLWHPAILAKFGITADILSQGRFAVNIVSGWFKDEFTGLGEPWLEHDERYRRTEEFIRVLRGLWTQSNFDLNGDFYRIHDFSLRPQPHPVPGRPHPEIFQGGNSTAARRLAGRVSDWYFSNGKDFDGFSGQVADVRAFAAENRRAVRFGLNGFVIARDTEAEAREVLREIVAKADTEAVEGFRKAVAQAGKSTSDGKGMWADSEFADLVQYNDGFRTGLIGTPEQIAHRIVEYKRRGADLLLLGFLHYLEDVEQFGTRVLPIVRELEAELDRTGEVPAVAAARR from the coding sequence ATGTCCAGCGACGCCCCCTCTGAGCCGCTGAAGTTCGCCTACTGGGTTCCCAACGTCAGCGGTGGCCTGGTCACCAGCAAGATCGAACAGCGAACCGAGTTCAGCTTCGACTACAACAAGAAGCTCGCGGTGCTCGCCGAGAACAGCGGTTTCGAGTACGCGCTGAGCCAGGTGCGCTACGCCTCCAGTTACGGAGCCGCGCAGCAGCACGATCCGGCGGCCTTCAGCCTCGGTCTGCTGCTGGCCACCGAGCGCCTCAAGCTGATCGTGGCCGCGCACCCGGGGCTGTGGCACCCGGCCATCCTCGCCAAGTTCGGCATCACCGCGGACATCCTGTCGCAGGGCCGGTTCGCGGTGAACATCGTCAGCGGCTGGTTCAAGGACGAGTTCACCGGGCTCGGCGAACCGTGGCTGGAGCACGACGAGCGCTACCGGCGCACCGAGGAGTTCATCCGCGTGCTGCGCGGGTTGTGGACCCAGTCGAACTTCGACCTCAACGGCGACTTCTACCGGATCCACGACTTCAGCCTCCGCCCGCAGCCGCACCCGGTGCCGGGACGGCCGCACCCGGAGATCTTCCAGGGCGGCAACTCCACGGCGGCCCGCAGGCTCGCCGGGCGGGTCTCGGACTGGTACTTCAGCAACGGCAAGGACTTCGACGGCTTCTCCGGCCAGGTCGCCGACGTCCGCGCCTTCGCGGCCGAGAACAGGCGCGCGGTCCGCTTCGGGCTCAACGGTTTCGTGATCGCCCGCGACACCGAGGCGGAGGCGCGCGAGGTGCTGCGGGAGATCGTGGCCAAGGCCGACACCGAGGCCGTCGAGGGGTTCCGCAAGGCGGTCGCGCAGGCCGGCAAGTCCACTTCGGATGGAAAGGGGATGTGGGCGGACTCCGAGTTCGCCGACCTGGTGCAGTACAACGACGGGTTCCGGACGGGACTCATCGGGACTCCGGAGCAGATCGCGCACCGCATCGTCGAGTACAAGAGGCGCGGTGCGGACCTCCTGCTGCTGGGTTTCCTGCACTACCTGGAGGACGTCGAGCAGTTCGGCACCCGCGTGCTGCCCATCGTGCGGGAGCTGGAGGCCGAGCTCGACCGAACGGGCGAGGTACCGGCCGTCGCAGCGGCGCGGCGGTGA
- a CDS encoding acyl-CoA dehydrogenase family protein, which translates to MSWKNRPTTAEGWVRRADEVAAVLAADAVHRDRANRTPYAEVRLLKDSGLVTLLGPVEHGGGGQSWSTAYRVTRAVAAGDGSIGQLLGYHYLWAWAVRLVGTPEQIAAVEELYTTNDHFFGGAVNPRDHDLVITDEGDDLVYNGRKSFSTGSKVSDLTVLEGVIEGTDKHVFAIVPSQQDGIVFNDDWDNLGQRLTESGSVEIRGVRVPWESAAGYVDKQFQPLTYNTLNLPTIQLVFANFYLGIAQGALRYATSYTTEKTRPWPYGGDNKQHASEEFHILDTYGDLQAKLWAAESLVDRAGAAIEELLHAERESVTPEQRGEVAVLVAAAKQRIIETGLEIGNRIFEVTGARATASSVGLDIYWRNLRTHSLHDPVAYKRVEVGRYALLGELPEPTWYT; encoded by the coding sequence GTGAGCTGGAAGAACCGCCCGACCACCGCCGAGGGCTGGGTGCGGCGGGCCGACGAGGTGGCCGCCGTGCTGGCGGCCGACGCGGTGCATCGCGACCGCGCGAACCGAACCCCTTACGCGGAGGTCCGGCTGCTCAAGGACTCCGGGCTGGTGACGCTGCTCGGTCCGGTCGAGCACGGCGGCGGCGGGCAGTCGTGGTCGACGGCCTACCGGGTCACCCGGGCGGTGGCCGCCGGGGACGGTTCGATCGGGCAGCTGCTCGGCTACCACTACCTGTGGGCCTGGGCGGTGCGCCTGGTGGGCACGCCGGAGCAGATCGCGGCCGTGGAGGAGCTCTACACCACCAACGACCACTTCTTCGGCGGTGCGGTCAACCCCCGCGACCACGACCTGGTCATCACCGACGAGGGCGACGATCTGGTCTACAACGGACGCAAGTCGTTCTCCACCGGCAGCAAGGTCTCCGACCTGACCGTGCTGGAAGGGGTGATCGAGGGCACCGACAAGCACGTCTTCGCCATCGTGCCCTCCCAGCAGGACGGCATCGTGTTCAACGACGACTGGGACAACCTCGGCCAGCGCCTGACCGAGTCGGGCAGCGTGGAGATCCGGGGCGTGCGCGTCCCGTGGGAGTCGGCGGCGGGCTACGTGGACAAGCAGTTCCAGCCGCTGACCTACAACACGTTGAACCTGCCGACGATCCAGCTCGTCTTCGCCAACTTCTACCTCGGCATCGCGCAGGGGGCACTGCGCTACGCGACCTCCTACACCACCGAGAAGACCCGCCCGTGGCCCTACGGCGGCGACAACAAGCAGCACGCGTCGGAGGAGTTCCACATCCTCGACACCTACGGCGACCTGCAGGCCAAGCTGTGGGCGGCCGAGTCGCTTGTCGACAGGGCGGGTGCGGCGATCGAGGAGCTGCTGCACGCCGAGCGCGAATCGGTCACCCCGGAGCAGCGCGGCGAGGTCGCGGTGCTGGTGGCCGCGGCCAAGCAGCGGATCATCGAAACCGGGCTGGAGATCGGCAACCGGATCTTCGAGGTGACGGGCGCCCGGGCCACCGCCAGCTCCGTGGGGCTCGACATCTACTGGCGCAACCTGCGCACCCACAGCCTGCACGACCCGGTCGCCTACAAGCGGGTCGAGGTCGGCCGGTACGCGCTGCTCGGAGAGCTCCCCGAGCCCACCTGGTACACCTGA
- a CDS encoding SfnB family sulfur acquisition oxidoreductase, with protein sequence MTAEATTRAHVIGSDAEALEQARRLAGDFAPGASERDARRRLPVAELDVLSASGLLGVTVPAEHGGAEVSTRTLVEVFRLLAAADPNIAQIPQSHVVYVNVLRENGTPAQQRFFFAEVLAGRRFGNAQSESGSRNAQDIRTRLTAGPGGAFVLDGTKAYSTGALLAHWIPVLAKDDDDALRVAYVPSDAAGLTVVDDWGGMGQRTTASGTVRLEQVRVPAANVVAHHRTFERPQLHGALAQVLHAAIDVGIARAALDEATAFVRTRSRPWADSGVERASDDPLTIQRFGELEIRVRAAEALLDQAGAAIDEARADLDDDSAAAASIAVATAKAFAGGAAVELGSALFEVSGTRSSLAETNLHRHWRNARTHTLHDPVRWKVQHIGRYALNGTHPPRGGQL encoded by the coding sequence ATGACAGCCGAGGCCACGACGCGGGCGCACGTGATCGGCAGCGACGCAGAGGCGTTGGAACAGGCGCGCCGGCTCGCCGGGGACTTCGCCCCTGGTGCGTCGGAACGGGACGCGCGGCGAAGACTGCCGGTGGCAGAGCTCGACGTGCTGTCGGCGAGCGGGCTGCTGGGCGTCACGGTGCCCGCCGAGCACGGCGGTGCCGAGGTGTCGACCCGCACCCTGGTGGAGGTCTTCCGGCTGCTGGCCGCGGCCGACCCCAACATCGCGCAGATCCCGCAGAGCCACGTCGTCTACGTCAACGTGCTGCGGGAGAACGGAACGCCGGCGCAGCAGCGGTTCTTCTTCGCCGAGGTGCTGGCGGGACGGCGGTTCGGCAACGCGCAGTCGGAGTCGGGCAGCCGCAACGCCCAGGACATCCGCACCAGGCTCACCGCGGGTCCCGGCGGCGCCTTCGTCCTCGACGGCACGAAGGCGTACTCGACGGGCGCCTTGCTGGCGCACTGGATCCCGGTGCTGGCCAAGGATGACGACGACGCCCTGCGGGTGGCCTACGTGCCGTCCGACGCCGCCGGGCTGACCGTCGTCGACGACTGGGGCGGCATGGGGCAGCGGACCACGGCCAGCGGCACGGTCCGGCTGGAGCAGGTGCGCGTACCCGCGGCCAACGTCGTCGCGCACCACCGCACCTTCGAACGTCCGCAACTGCACGGCGCGCTCGCGCAGGTTCTGCACGCCGCGATCGACGTGGGCATCGCGCGTGCCGCGCTGGACGAGGCAACCGCGTTCGTGCGCACCCGCAGCAGGCCGTGGGCCGACAGCGGGGTCGAGCGGGCGAGCGACGACCCGCTGACCATCCAGCGCTTCGGCGAGCTGGAGATCCGCGTCCGGGCCGCCGAAGCGCTGCTCGACCAGGCGGGAGCCGCCATCGACGAGGCCCGCGCCGACCTCGACGACGACTCGGCCGCGGCTGCCTCGATCGCGGTGGCCACGGCGAAGGCGTTCGCCGGCGGCGCCGCGGTCGAGCTGGGCAGCGCGCTGTTCGAGGTGTCCGGCACCCGGTCCAGCCTCGCCGAGACCAACCTGCACCGGCACTGGCGGAACGCCCGGACGCACACCCTGCACGACCCGGTGCGCTGGAAGGTCCAGCACATCGGCAGATACGCCCTCAACGGGACCCACCCGCCGCGCGGAGGCCAGCTATAG
- a CDS encoding GNAT family N-acetyltransferase: MLALEIDVIFGLVADGAQVRVRDRQIRAVWSWSPRARLLALGPSTADDAAAGLPIDEQHYAPGEVPRVLARLGETLGAEVEGGPTYVFPEDRAIGGPDAALPVIVSDVKGEQAAERLMRPADWEPGEWSELITGQRGEWAMAVHGGSPVSICFSPAANSVAAEAGIWTREDFRGRRLAPAVVAAWSRRERRNREVLFYSTSAGNHASRSVARTLGLRPLGWLWKLL; this comes from the coding sequence TTGCTCGCACTGGAAATCGACGTGATCTTCGGTCTCGTCGCCGATGGTGCGCAAGTGCGGGTTCGGGACCGGCAGATCCGGGCGGTGTGGTCGTGGTCGCCACGGGCGCGGCTGCTGGCGCTCGGCCCGTCCACCGCCGACGACGCCGCTGCGGGGCTCCCGATCGATGAGCAGCACTACGCGCCCGGGGAAGTTCCCCGTGTTCTTGCGCGCCTGGGCGAGACCCTGGGGGCAGAGGTGGAGGGCGGCCCGACCTACGTCTTTCCCGAGGACCGCGCCATCGGCGGACCCGACGCGGCGCTGCCCGTCATTGTCTCCGATGTGAAGGGCGAGCAAGCCGCCGAGCGGCTCATGCGCCCGGCCGACTGGGAGCCGGGGGAGTGGTCGGAACTGATCACCGGGCAGCGCGGGGAGTGGGCGATGGCCGTCCACGGCGGTTCGCCGGTGTCGATCTGTTTCTCGCCGGCGGCCAACTCCGTCGCCGCGGAAGCCGGCATCTGGACCCGTGAGGACTTCCGCGGTCGTCGTCTCGCGCCCGCGGTCGTCGCGGCGTGGTCGCGACGGGAGCGGCGGAACAGGGAGGTGCTGTTCTACAGCACGAGCGCGGGCAACCACGCGTCCCGGTCGGTCGCGCGCACGCTGGGCCTGCGCCCGCTGGGCTGGCTCTGGAAGCTCCTCTGA
- the kynU gene encoding kynureninase, with translation MLDFQQQAKELDEADPLRDFRERFLSPEDSDVVAYLDGNSLGRPARETAERMDEFVRGTWARRLIRGWTDEWLDWPLTVGDRIGRVAIGAGPGQVVVADSTTVLLYKLARAAVAARPGRREIVLDTDNFPTDRYVLEGIAAERDLVLRWIETDPEAGITAEQVAEAVGPDTALVVFSHVAYRSGYLADGAAVTRAAHDAGALVLWDLCHSAGSVPVRLDDWEADFAVGCTYKYLNGGPGSPAFGYVNRRHLDDLRQPIWGWMGRRDAFTMGPGYEPAEGVRRVLSGTPPILAMLPLLTGLEMLESAGIDAVRAKSTELTGYALRLADEWLLPHGVSVGSPRAAERRGGHVTLRRADFGELIDPLWQRGVIPDFRAPDGIRIGLAPLSTSFTEVHRGMSVLAELVRSEG, from the coding sequence GTGCTCGACTTCCAGCAGCAGGCGAAGGAACTCGACGAGGCCGATCCGCTGCGCGACTTCCGGGAGCGCTTCCTCTCGCCCGAGGACTCCGACGTCGTGGCCTACCTGGATGGCAACTCGCTTGGCCGCCCGGCGCGGGAGACCGCCGAGCGGATGGACGAGTTCGTCCGCGGCACCTGGGCGCGGCGGCTGATCCGCGGGTGGACCGACGAATGGCTGGACTGGCCGCTCACCGTCGGCGACCGCATCGGCCGCGTGGCGATCGGCGCAGGCCCCGGCCAGGTGGTGGTCGCCGACTCGACCACGGTCCTGCTCTACAAGCTGGCCCGCGCCGCGGTCGCGGCCCGGCCGGGACGGCGTGAGATCGTGCTCGACACCGACAACTTCCCCACCGACCGCTACGTGCTGGAAGGCATCGCCGCCGAACGCGACCTGGTGCTGAGGTGGATCGAGACCGACCCGGAGGCCGGGATCACCGCGGAGCAGGTCGCGGAGGCGGTCGGCCCGGACACCGCGCTGGTCGTCTTCAGCCACGTCGCGTACCGGTCGGGATACCTCGCCGACGGTGCGGCCGTCACGCGCGCGGCCCACGACGCGGGTGCGCTGGTGCTGTGGGACCTGTGCCATTCGGCCGGATCGGTCCCGGTGCGACTGGACGACTGGGAGGCCGACTTCGCCGTCGGCTGCACCTACAAGTACCTCAACGGCGGACCGGGCTCGCCTGCGTTCGGCTACGTCAACCGCCGCCACCTCGACGACCTCCGCCAGCCGATCTGGGGCTGGATGGGCAGGCGCGACGCCTTCACCATGGGCCCCGGCTACGAGCCTGCCGAGGGGGTTCGCCGGGTGCTCAGCGGCACACCTCCGATCCTGGCCATGCTGCCGCTGCTGACCGGGCTGGAGATGCTCGAGTCAGCCGGCATCGACGCCGTCCGCGCGAAGTCGACGGAGCTGACCGGCTACGCGCTGCGGCTCGCCGACGAGTGGCTGCTGCCGCACGGTGTGAGCGTCGGCTCGCCGCGCGCGGCGGAGCGCCGCGGCGGTCACGTGACCCTGCGCCGCGCGGACTTCGGCGAACTGATCGACCCGCTCTGGCAGCGCGGGGTGATCCCCGACTTCCGCGCCCCGGACGGCATCCGGATCGGCCTCGCACCGCTGAGCACGAGCTTCACCGAGGTGCACCGGGGCATGTCGGTGCTCGCCGAGCTGGTGCGCTCTGAGGGATGA